One region of Pangasianodon hypophthalmus isolate fPanHyp1 chromosome 15, fPanHyp1.pri, whole genome shotgun sequence genomic DNA includes:
- the mrpl22 gene encoding 39S ribosomal protein L22, mitochondrial gives MAASGVTASGATLLSRLFGQIPSRFLTPFSQTSCLHTSAALNTKTWERKNRILYPPQEKDEPRRPAEIYHCRRQIKYSKDKMWYLAKLIRGMTIDQALAQLEFNDKKGAKVIKEVLLEAQEMAVKNHNVEYKSNLYVAESFAGKGQYLKRIRYHGRGMFGIMDKVYCHYFVKLVEGTPPTVEQSTPFDQAKEYVEELKNRTIIYSL, from the exons ATGGCGGCCTCCGGTGTGACAGCGAGCG gTGCTACACTACTCAGTCGTTTGTTTGGACAAATTCCCTCAAG GTTTCTCACGCCGTTCTCCCAGACGTCCTGTCTTCACACCAGCGCAGCGTTAAACACCAAGACCTGGGAGAGGAAGAATCGCATCTTATATCCGCCTCAGGAGAAGGATGAGCCCCGCAGACCAGCC gagaTTTATCATTGCAGACGTCAAATTAAGTACAGCAAAGACAAGATGTGGTACCTGGCTAAGTTG ATCAGAGGCATGACCATCGACCAGGCCCTGGCTCAGCTGGAGTTTAACGATAAGAAAGGAGCCAAAGTCATAAAAGAG GTCCTTTTGGAAGCCCAGGAAATGGCAGTGAAGAACCACAACGTTGAATATAAATCCAATTTGTATGTCG CTGAGTCTTTCGCGGGTAAAGGCCAATACCTTAAACGCATCCGCTACCACGGCCGAGGCATGTTCGGCATCATGGACAAAGTGTACTGTCATTACTTTGTGAAGCTTGTGGAGGGCACGCCTCCCACGGTGGAGCAGAGTACGCCATTTGACCAGGCCAAGGAGTACGTAGAAGAGCTGAAGAACCGGACCATCATCTACTCGCTCTAA